ATTCAAGCTGGGTAGCCAGCAGGAAAGGTACTTGGTGAACGATGGGGCGCTTCGCGAAACTCTTGCGAATGCGCTTCTTCTCGGTGAAGGAATATTGCATACGATCTCCGAATCACGGCGGGCATTGTTGTCGAGGCGGGATACCTTGATGTGACAACCCGAGTGTTCACCGACTGAGACCCGTTGGCCGTCCGATGGCTTGAACGAGCCTGAAAGCTTGGTGGTTGGCCGCTACCAACCGCTGGCTGACGGCAGCGGATGCCTGTGTTGCCCGCTACCCGACCAAACTTGCCTTCTGCAGTCGCTTCAGAAGACAAAGAGAAACGCCGGTCAATGTGACCGAACGGCGGTTTTCTTTGGCTTCTGGAGGTAAGTTTTTGCCGAGATTCAAGCACAAAAACGTTGCCCCCACAAAGCACAAAAAGGCCGGCGGTGGAAAACCGCCAGCCTTCGCACAGCGCGCCGAAACTTACTTGATTTCAGCTTTCGCGCCGGCTTCTTCCAGCTTCTTCTTGGCTTCTTCAGCAGCAGCCTTCGGTACCGCTTCCTTAACAGGCTTCGGTGCACCGTCGACCAAGTCCTTCGCTTCCTTCAGGCCAAGGCCCGTCAGTTCACGAACTGCCTTAATAACGGAAACCTTGTTCGCGCCGACTTCCGTCAGGTTGACCGTGAATTCCGTTTGCTCTTCAACAGCGGCTGCAGCGCCGCCGCCTGCCGGGCCTGCCACTGCGACAGCAGCTGCCGACACGCCAAACTTCTCTTCGAATGCCTTGACCAGTTCGTTCAGTTCCAAAACCGACATCGAGCTTACGGCTTCGAGGATGTCTTCTTTTGCGATTGCCATTTGAAATACTCCTAAATTGAATTCGGATACAGCCAGCGATCAATTACGCTCGACTGAAGTGCGTCGATGCACTGCTTACGCAGCTTCGCTTTCCTTCTTTTCTGCCAGCGCGGCCAGAGCACGCGCGAAGCCAGAAACAGGAGCTTGCATAACGAACAACAGCTTGGAGAGCAGTTCCTCGCGGCTCGGGATGTTGGCCAGCGCTTGCACGCCTGCCTTGTCCATCACCTTGCCTTCGTAGGAACCGGCCTTGATGATCAACTTTTCATTGCTCTTGCTGAAGTCATTAACGACCTTCGCAGCAGCAATTGCATCTTCCGAGATGCCGTAGATCAGCGGACCAGTCATCTGCTCAGCCAGCGGAGCAAACGGGGTACCTTCGACAGCGCGACGCGCCAGCGTGTTCTTCAACACGCGCAGATACACCTGTTGCTCGCGCGCTTTCGCGCGCAGCTTGGTCAGATCGCCAACCGTGATCCCACGATACTCAGCCAGAACCACCGTCTGAGCTTTCGCGACTTGCGCGGAAACCTCAGCTACGACGGCCTGCTTACTTTCTTTGTTAAGTGGCACGGTTAACCTCCAGATTCGATGCACTTGGCACATGCCTCGCACATCGCGTTCAACAACGGCGTCCGACCAGTCAGGAGTACTTCGACCGCTCGAGATCCACATGGCTGTGGGAATCGAACGGCTTCACCACTTCAAAACTTTTTCGGGTTCGCCATCTGCGTTGGCTTGAATTAAGGATGCACCCAACTGCTGCGCCTCCACCAACGGTCTTTGACAACCGGCCGCCAGATTTGACTCCAACCTTGCGACCGCCCAAAGCCCTTGAATCGCCCCAGCCCTTCGACCGAAGCGATTAAAACTTTACTGCGCTGCCAGCGTAGCCTGATCGACACGCACGCCAACACCCATGGTGCTCGACAGTGCGATCTTGCGAAGGTACACGCCCTTGCTCGTTGCCGGCTTCGCCTTTTGCAGCGCTTCGACCAGCGCGCTCAGGTTCGAACGCAGAGCCGTCGGTTCGAACGATGCGCGACCGATGGTTGCGTGGATGATACCGGCCTTGTCGACACGGAACTGAACCTGACCGGCCTTTGCGTTCTTGACTGCCGTCGCGACGTCCGGCGTGACCGTGCCGACCTTCGGATTCGGCATCAGGCCGCGCGGGCCGAGGATCTGACCCAGCGTACCGACGACACGCATCGTGTCCGGCGAAGCGATCACGACGTCGAAATTCAGGTTACCAGCCTTGACTTGCTCAGCCAGGTCTTCCATACCGACGATTTCAGCGCCAGCTGCACGGGCCTGCTCGGCCTTTTCACCTTGGGCGAACACAGCAACACGAACCGACTTACCGGTACCAGCCGGCAGAACGACCGAACCACGAACTACCTGATCCGACTTCTTCGCGTCGATGCCGAGTTGCACTGCGACGTCGATCGACTCGTCGAACTTCGCGCTTGCGCATTCCTTCACGAGCGACAGAGCCTCATCGATCGCGTACAGCTTTTGACGATCAACCTTGTTTGCAAATGCTTGCAGACGCTTCGAAAGCTTAGCCATTTACACGCCCTCCACGGTGATGCCCATCGAGCGGGCGCTACCAGCGATCGTACGAACCGCTGCGTCCAGATCAGCTGCCGTAAGATCCGGCATCTTGGTCTTGGCGATTTCTTCAGCTTGAGCGCGCGTAATCTTACCGACTTTGTCGGTGTGCGGCTTGCTCGAACCCTTGTCGAGCTTCGCAGCCTTCTTGATCAGGACCGTAGCCGGCGGCGTCTTCAGAACGAACGTGAAGCTCTTGTCGGCGAACGCGGTGATGACAACCGGAATCGGCAGACCCGGCTCCATCGCTTGAGTCTGCGCATTGAACGCCTTGCAGAACTCCATGATGTTCAGGCCGCGCTGACCCAGTGCCGGGCCAACCGGCGGCGACGGATTGGCTTTACCTGCAGGAATCTGCAGCTTGATAAAGCCGATGATTTTCTTTGCCATGTTGAAAAACCTCTTTGGAACGCGAGTGCGTTCGGTGAGTAGTAACGCGCCCTCATCAAACTTCGACTACCGACGCTCCTCAACGGCCATTACGCGGACCGTAAGCGCGAAAGACGGACCGCGCCGTTTGGCGCGATCCGCGAAACCTGACTTACAGCTTTTCGACCTGACCGAATTCCAATTCGACCGGCGTCGCACGACCGAAAATTGTCACAGATACACGGACTCGCGACTTTTCGTAGTTCACTTCCTCGACGCTGCCGTTGAAGTCGGTAAATGGACCGTCTTTTACGCGAACCATCTCGCCCACTTCGAACAGGGTTTTCGGGCGTGGCTTCTCAACGCCTTCCTGCATCTGCGACATGATCTTCTCGACTTCCCGTGGGGAAATCGGGCTGGGACGATTGCGCGCACCGCCCACGAAACCGGTCACCTTTGCCGTGTTTTTCACGAGGTGCCACGTCTCGTCCGTCATCTCCATTTCGACGAGCACATAGCCCGGAAAGAAACGACGTTCGGTCACCGACTTATGGCCGCCCTTCACCTCGACAACCTCTTCCGTCGGGACGAGAATCTGACCAAACTTGTCCTGCATGCCAGCACGTTCAATGCGCTCCTGAAGCGCACGTTGCACGCTCTTCTCCATGCCGGAGTAGGCGTGCACTACGTACCAACGTTTTCCGCTCGGGGATGCCGGAATATCACTCATATCATTTCCAACCCAGAATCGCCGAGAAAATTGTCCACTCGATGGATTTATCACAAATCCAGAGGAACACCGCCATGATCAGTACAAACCCGAAAACCACCAAAGTCGTTTGACTTGCTTCCTTGCGGGTCGGCCAGACAACCTTACGGACTTCTTTGTACGAATCTTTGGCGAACGCGATAAAACCTTTGCCGGGCGCTGAGAGAAGACCGACTGCGACGCCTGCGATCAGTCCGACAGCCAGAGCTGCTCCGCGGACGTACCACTCTTGGCCATTCAGCCAGAAGAACCCCACGAACCCGGCCAAGACCAACAATACGCCGGCGACGAGCATCAGCTTGTCGCTGGAAGTATTAACAGTTTCGACGGAAGGATTCGCCATAACACCTTAACGAGCGCCACATGCGACGCGAGAGTTGGCAGGGGCAGAGGGAATCGAACCCCCAACCTTCGGTTTTGGAGACCGACGCTCTGCCAGTTGAGCTATACCCCTAAACCATTGGGGTCGGCGGCATCGCCAACCCCGAAACAACCGATCAACGAGAACTAGCTGGCTTACTCGATGATCTTGGCGACGACACCTGCGCCGACGGTACGGCCACCTTCGCGAATTGCGAAGCGCAGACCTTCTTCCATCGCGATCGGCGCGATCAGCTTCACCGTGATCGACACGTTGTCGCCCGGCATCACCATTTCCTTGTCCTTCGGCAGCTCGATCGAGCCCGTCACGTCCGTCGTACGGAAGTAGAACTGCGGACGGTAGTTGTTGAAGAACGGCGTGTGACGGCCGCCTTCGTCCTTGCTCAGCACGTACACTTCAGCCGTGAAGTGCGTGTGCGGCGTGATCGAACCCGGCTTGGCCAGCACCTGGCCACGCTCCACGTCTTCACGCTTCGTGCCGCGCAGCAGGATACCGACGTTGTCGCCTGCCTGACCCTGGTCGAGCAGCTTGCGGAACATTTCCACGCCCGTGCAGGTCGTCTTCACCGTCGGCTTGATGCCGACGATTTCGATTTCCTCGCCGACCTTGACGATGCCGCGCTCGACGCGACCCGTCACCACCGTGCCGCGACCCGAGATCGAGAACACGTCTTCCACCGGCATCAGGAACGCGCCGTCAACCGCGCGCTCCGGCGTCGGGATGTACGTGTCCAGTGCGTCGGCCAGGTTCATGATCGCCACTTCGCCCAGCTCGCCCTTGTCGCCTTCGAGCGCCAGCTTCGCCGAACCCTTGATGATCGGCGTGTCGTCGCCCGGGAAGTCGTACTTCGACAGGAGTTCGCGCACTTCCATTTCGACCAGCTCGAGAAGTTCGGCGTCGTCGACCATGTCACACTTGTTCAGGAACACGATGATGTACGGCACACCGACCTGACGCGCCAGCAGGATGTGCTCACGCGTTTGCGGCATCGGGCCGTCAGCAGCCGAGCACACCAGGATCGCGCCGTCCATCTGCGCTGCGCCCGTGATCATGTTCTTCACATAGTCAGCGTGGCCCGGGCAGTCGACGTGTGCGTAGTGCCGGTTAGCCGTTTCGTACTCGACGTGTGCCGTGTTGATCGTGATGCCGCGCGCCTTTTCTTCCGGCGCTGCGTCGATCTGGTCGTACGCCTTTGCTTCACCGCCGAACTTTGCCGTCAGCACCGTCGTGATCGCTGCCGTCAGCGTGGTCTTGCCGTGGTCAACGTGACCGATCGTGCCGACGTTCACGTGCGGCTTGGTCCGCTCAAACTTACCTTTGGCCATTTTCGACTCCTAAGAGGATTTTTCCGTACGTTGCGCCGGGCGCAAACAATCACTTTGGTACTAGCTGGTGCCCATGGGCAGGATCGAACTGCCGACCTCTCCCTTACCAAGGGAGTGCTCTACCACTGAGCCACATGGGCGCTACGTCTACTTTGCTTGCTGGAGCGGGTGAAGGGAATCGAACCCTCGTCGTAAGCTTGGAAGGCTTCTGCTCTACCATTGAGCTACACCCGCAAGGATCTATCGATTCCCGACAACTACGTTACAGCACTTTGAAATCTGGTGGAGGAGGTTGGATTCGAACCAACGTAGGCGTAAGCCAACAGATTTACAGTCTGCCCCCTTTAGCCACTCGGGCACCCCTCCGCAGAGAACTGATGATTATGGGGGAGCGATTACATCTTGTCAAGTGGCTCTTGACCGCTCGAAACCCATAGGCTCTCACTTATAGTAGAGCTACAAACGCCAAGACCCCGCTTTTGAGGGCGGGGTCTTGTCTTGGGTAAGGAGCCTGACGATTACCTACTTTCACACGGGCAATCCGCACTATCATCGGCGTGGAGTCGTTTCACGGTCCTGTTCGGGATGGGAAGGGGTGGTACCGACTCGCTATGGTCATCAGGCATGACGGGTTGCTGCGTCGCATTGTGGTGCGCCACAGCCAATCTGGAAGAAGCGTAAAGAGGGTATGGGTTGTGTTGTTTCTGGCACAACACGGATCTCAACCTGTGCGTCCTGCTCACCCCGCTGGGGGGTTCACACGCATCCCCTTCGGGGATCGGACCCGCGTAAGCGCTAAAGCGCTAACGCGGGTCGAGACACACCTGTTATAGGATCAAGCCTTACGGGCAATTAGTATCAGTTAGCTTAACGCATTACTGCGCTTCCACACCTGACCTATCAACGTCCTGGTCTTGAACGACCCTTCAAGGGGCTCGAAGCCCCGGGGATATCTCATCTCAAGGCGAGTTTCCCGCTTAGATGCTTTCAGCGGTTATCTCTTCCGAACATAGCTACCCGGCGATGCCACTGGCGTGACAACCGGTACACCAGA
The DNA window shown above is from Paraburkholderia sp. PGU19 and carries:
- the rplL gene encoding 50S ribosomal protein L7/L12, whose translation is MAIAKEDILEAVSSMSVLELNELVKAFEEKFGVSAAAVAVAGPAGGGAAAAVEEQTEFTVNLTEVGANKVSVIKAVRELTGLGLKEAKDLVDGAPKPVKEAVPKAAAEEAKKKLEEAGAKAEIK
- the rplJ gene encoding 50S ribosomal protein L10 codes for the protein MCQVHRIWRLTVPLNKESKQAVVAEVSAQVAKAQTVVLAEYRGITVGDLTKLRAKAREQQVYLRVLKNTLARRAVEGTPFAPLAEQMTGPLIYGISEDAIAAAKVVNDFSKSNEKLIIKAGSYEGKVMDKAGVQALANIPSREELLSKLLFVMQAPVSGFARALAALAEKKESEAA
- the rplA gene encoding 50S ribosomal protein L1; this translates as MAKLSKRLQAFANKVDRQKLYAIDEALSLVKECASAKFDESIDVAVQLGIDAKKSDQVVRGSVVLPAGTGKSVRVAVFAQGEKAEQARAAGAEIVGMEDLAEQVKAGNLNFDVVIASPDTMRVVGTLGQILGPRGLMPNPKVGTVTPDVATAVKNAKAGQVQFRVDKAGIIHATIGRASFEPTALRSNLSALVEALQKAKPATSKGVYLRKIALSSTMGVGVRVDQATLAAQ
- the rplK gene encoding 50S ribosomal protein L11, whose protein sequence is MAKKIIGFIKLQIPAGKANPSPPVGPALGQRGLNIMEFCKAFNAQTQAMEPGLPIPVVITAFADKSFTFVLKTPPATVLIKKAAKLDKGSSKPHTDKVGKITRAQAEEIAKTKMPDLTAADLDAAVRTIAGSARSMGITVEGV
- the nusG gene encoding transcription termination/antitermination protein NusG → MSDIPASPSGKRWYVVHAYSGMEKSVQRALQERIERAGMQDKFGQILVPTEEVVEVKGGHKSVTERRFFPGYVLVEMEMTDETWHLVKNTAKVTGFVGGARNRPSPISPREVEKIMSQMQEGVEKPRPKTLFEVGEMVRVKDGPFTDFNGSVEEVNYEKSRVRVSVTIFGRATPVELEFGQVEKL
- the secE gene encoding preprotein translocase subunit SecE, which produces MANPSVETVNTSSDKLMLVAGVLLVLAGFVGFFWLNGQEWYVRGAALAVGLIAGVAVGLLSAPGKGFIAFAKDSYKEVRKVVWPTRKEASQTTLVVFGFVLIMAVFLWICDKSIEWTIFSAILGWK
- the tuf gene encoding elongation factor Tu; the protein is MAKGKFERTKPHVNVGTIGHVDHGKTTLTAAITTVLTAKFGGEAKAYDQIDAAPEEKARGITINTAHVEYETANRHYAHVDCPGHADYVKNMITGAAQMDGAILVCSAADGPMPQTREHILLARQVGVPYIIVFLNKCDMVDDAELLELVEMEVRELLSKYDFPGDDTPIIKGSAKLALEGDKGELGEVAIMNLADALDTYIPTPERAVDGAFLMPVEDVFSISGRGTVVTGRVERGIVKVGEEIEIVGIKPTVKTTCTGVEMFRKLLDQGQAGDNVGILLRGTKREDVERGQVLAKPGSITPHTHFTAEVYVLSKDEGGRHTPFFNNYRPQFYFRTTDVTGSIELPKDKEMVMPGDNVSITVKLIAPIAMEEGLRFAIREGGRTVGAGVVAKIIE